A section of the Gallus gallus isolate bGalGal1 chromosome 4, bGalGal1.mat.broiler.GRCg7b, whole genome shotgun sequence genome encodes:
- the KIAA0232 gene encoding uncharacterized protein KIAA0232 homolog isoform X5: protein MKKQAAVQCLRSASDESSGIETLVEELCSKLKDLQSKQEEKIHKKLEGSLSPEADLSPTAKDQVEMYYEAFPPLSEKPVCLQEIMTVWNKSKVCSYSSSSSSSTAPPTSTDTSSPKDCNSESEVTKDRSNKVPAAVHERTQQKKSKNEKENKFSNNAVEDKPVLYKKQVRHKSEGKMRPRSWSSGSSEAGSSSSGNQGEYKASMKCIKVRHKTREVRNKKGRNGQSRLAVKSGEKADRKVHSGSSSSSSSGSVKQLCKRGKRPLKEIGRKEAGGNDGKDLYIDSRNEKEYKEEPLWYTGPITEYFVPLSRKSKLETTYRNREDICGITSEAVEELSESVHGLCISNNNVHKTYLAAGTFIDGHFVEMPAVLNEDIDLAGTSVCSQPEDDKYLDDVHLSELTHFYEVDIDQSMLDPGASDMMQGESRILNMIRQKSKEKNDFEAECCIVLDGMELQGESAIWTDSTSSVGAEGWFLQDLSNLAQFWECCSSSSSGDADGESFGGDSPIRFSPILDSTMLNSHMLAGNQELFSDINEGSGINSCFSVFEVQCSNSVLPFSFETLNLGNENADSSSTANILGKTQSRLLIWTKNSAFDENEHCSNLSTRTCSPWSHSEETRSDNETLNIPYEESTQFNAEDINYVVPRVSSGYVDEEILDFLPEETCQQQARTLGEMPALIFKKKSKLESVCGIQLEQKAESKDFETTQGCSASSPHGDGYSSGVIKDIWTNMPDRNSAAMLEIEGIEDELFSTDVNNYCCCLDTEAKVETLQEPNKAVQRSEYHLWEGQKENLEKRAFVSNDLSKVDGGDYTTPSKPWDVNQDKENSFILGGVYGELKTFNSDGEWAVVPPSHSKGSLLQCAASDVVTIAGTDVFMTPGNSFAPGHRQLWRPFVSFEQSDQSKSGDNGLNKGFSFIFHEDLLGACGNFQVEEPGLEYSFSSFDLNNPFSQVLHVECSFEPEGIASFSPSFKPKSILCSDSDSEVLHPRICGVDRTQYRAIRISPRTHFRPISASELSPGGGSESEFESEKDEGSIAVPSQVDVFEDPQADLKPLEEDAEKEGHYYGKSELESGKFLPRLKKSGMEKSAQTSLDSQEESAGMLPVGNQDPCLECSMKESLDGRVMESSKVNCRIVEPREETSRFCSCKAGCHFPSYEDNPVSSGELEEFPVLNTDLQRMSGSQEKQCWWEKALYSPLFPASQCEECYTNAKGENGVGEFADVKEIPNDDEHLLDFNMVSSVYEARCADDINAEAKPNGFRKKIYSSDSSSSEDTASEGGSEWADPCEEELFSRTQL from the exons atgaaaaaacagGCTGCTGTCCAGTGTCTTCGCTCTGCTTCTGATGAA AGCTCTGGGATTGAAACTTTAGTGGAGGAGCTTTGCTCCAAACTGAAAGACCTTCAGAGTAAGCAAG aGGAGAAGATTCACAAAAAGTTAGAAGGCTCATTGTCTCCTGAGGCTGATTTATCTCCCACAGCAAAGGATCAAGTagaaat GTACTATGAAGCATTTCCTCCTCTATCTGAAAAGCCAGTTTGCCTGCAGGAAATTATGACTGTATGGAATAAATCCAAAGTATGCTCTTACTCTAGCTCCTCATCTTCATCCACTGCTCCACCAACTAGCACAGATACATCTTCTCCAAAGGACTGCAATAGTGAAAGTGAAGTAACTAAAGACAGAAGTAATAAAGTACCTGCCGCTGTACACGAAAGAacccagcagaagaaaagtaaaaatgagaaagaaaacaagtttaGTAACAATGCTGTTGAAGATAAGCCTGTTTTGTATAAAAAACAAGTCCGACATAAGTCTGAGGGAAAGATGCGTCCTCGCTCCTGGTCATCTGGATCCAGTGAGGCTGGCTCAAGTTCTAGTGGTAATCAAGGTGAATACAAGGCGTCGATGAAATGCATTAAAGTAAGACACAAAACAAGAGAGGTTCGAAATAAAAAAGGGCGTAATGGGCAAAGCAGGCTTGCAGTGAAATCTGGTGAAAAGGCCGATAGAAAAGTCCACAGCGGAAGCAGTAGCAGCAGTAGCAGCGGGTCCGTCAAACAGCTGTGCAAAAGAGGTAAAAGGCCATTAAAAgaaattggaagaaaagaagctggCGGTAATGATGGAAAAGATTTGTACATagacagcagaaatgaaaaggaatataAAGAAGAACCCTTGTGGTATACTGGGCCGATTACAGAGTACTTTGTTCCTCTTAGCAGAAAAAGCAAGCTGGAGACTACATACCGCAACAGAGAAGATATATGTGGCATAACATCAGAGGCTGTAGAAGAGTTGTCTGAATCAGTGCATGGTCTTTGTATTAGCAACAATAATGTTCATAAAACATACCTCGCAGCAGGTACTTTCATCGATGGTCACTTTGTAGAAATGCCTGCAGTTCTAAATGAGGATATTGACCTCGCTGGGACCTCAGTTTGTTCTCAACCAGAGGACGACAAATATTTAGATGATGTTCATCTGTCAGAACTAACACACTTCTATGAAGTGGATATTGATCAATCCATGTTGGATCCTGGTGCCTCAGATATGATGCAAGGGGAGAGTCGGATTTTAAATATGATTCGACagaagagtaaagaaaaaaatgattttgagGCAGAATGTTGCATAGTGTTAGATGGAATGGAGTTGCAAGGGGAAAGTGCAATATGGACAGATTCAACCAGCTCTGTTGGTGCTGAAGGGTGGTTCTTGCAAGACCTTAGTAATTTAGCTCAATTTTGGGAGTGCTGTTCATCTTCTAGTTCTGGCGATGCAGATGGAGAAAGTTTTGGAGGAGATTCTCCTATCAGATTCTCCCCCATCTTAGACAGCACAATGCTTAATTCACATATGCTTGCTGGCAATCAAGAGCTCTTTTCAGATATTAATGAAGGGTCTGGTATAAactcttgtttttcagtgtttgaagtGCAATGCAGTAACTCTGTTTTACcgttttcttttgaaacactCAACTtgggaaatgaaaatgcagattcTAGTAGCACTGCTAATATTCTTGGGAAAACACAGTCTAGGTTGCTAATATGGACCAAAAATAGTGCCTTCGATGAAAATGAACACTGTTCCAATCTTTCAACAAGAACTTGTAGTCCATGGTCACACTCAGAAGAAACACGTTCAGACAATGAGACTTTAAATATTCCGTATGAAGAATCCACGCAATTTAATGCAGAAGATATTAATTATGTAGTTCCTAGAGTGTCTTCAGGTTATGTAGATGAAGAAATTCTAGACTTTTTGCCAGAAGAAACCTGCCAGCAACAAGCTAGAACTTTAGGAGAAATGCCCGCTttgattttcaagaaaaaatctAAGCTAGAATCTGTCTGTGGTATTCAGCtagaacaaaaagcagaaagtaaaGACTTTGAAACTACACAGGGGTGTAGTGCAAGCAGTCCACATGGAGATGGCTACAGCTCAGGGGTTATTAAAGATATTTGGACAAATATGCCAGACAGAAATTCTGCAGCAATGTTAGAAATAGAAGGAATAGAAGATGAATTGTTTTCAACTGATGTAAATAACTATTGCTGCTGTTTGGATACAGAAGCAAAAGTTGAAACCCTCCAGGAGCCCAATAAAGCAGTGCAGAGATCAGAGTATCACCTTTGGGAAGGTCAAAAAGAGAATTTAGAGAAGAGAGCGTTTGTCTCAAATGATTTATCAAAAGTAGATGGTGGTGACTATACTACACCGTCGAAACCTTGGGATGTTAACCAAGATAAAGAAAACTCATTTATACTTGGTGGTGTGTATGGGGAGCTGAAAACATTTAATAGTGATGGAGAATGGGCAGTGGTGCCACCTAGTCACTCAAAAGGGAGCTTATTGCAATGTGCAGCTTCTGATGTAGTGACAATTGCTGGTACAGATGTTTTTATGACTCCAGGTAATAGCTTTGCCCCTGGTCATAGGCAATTATGGAGGCCATTTGTATCATTTGAACAGAGCGATCAATCAAAGAGTGGAGATAATGGATTAAATAagggtttttcttttatcttccaTGAAGACTTACTGGGAGCTTGTGGTAACTTTCAAGTTGAAGAACCAGGGCTTGAATACTCATTCTCTTCCTTTGACCTGAACAATCCATTTTCTCAAGTTCTTCATGTAGAGTGTTCATTTGAGCCAGAAGGAATTGCATCTTTCAGCCCTAGTTTTAAACCTAAGTCAATTCTGTGCTCTGATTCAGACAGTGAGGTTTTACACCCCAGGATATGTGGTGTTGATCGAACGCAATACAGGGCTATAAGGATTTCTCCAAGGACTCACTTTCGCCCAATTTCTGCATCTGAACTTTCTCCAGGTGGTGGAAGTGAGTCAGAATTTGAATCAGAAAAGGATGAGGGAAGTATTGCTGTCCCTTCTCAAGTAGATGTGTTTGAGGATCCACAAGCAGATCTCAAACCTCTGGaagaagatgcagaaaaagaaggGCATTATTATGGAAAATCAGAGCTCGAATCTGGAAAATTTCTTCCCAGATTAAAAAAGTCTGGAATGGAGAAGAGTGCACAAACATCATTGGATTCCCAAGAAGAGTCCGCTGGGATGTTACCAGTAGGAAACCAAGATCCGTGTTTAGAATGCAGTATGAAAGAATCCCTAGATGGGAGGGTGATGGAGAGCTCTAAAGTAAACTGCAGAATAGTGGAGCCGCGAGAGGAGACTAGCAGGTTTTGCAGTTGTAAAGCAGGATGCCATTTCCCCAGTTATGAAGATAATCCTGTTTCTTCAGGAGAGCTTGAAGAG TTTCCTGTATTGAATACTGATCTGCAGAGAATGAGTGGCAGCcaggaaaagcagtgctggtgggaaAAGGCGCTCTATTCTCCCCTTTTTCCTGCGTCACAGTGTGAAG AGTGTTATACAAATGCCAAGGGAGAGAATGGTGTGGGAGAATTTGCAGATGTAAAGGAAATACCCAATGATGATGA